DNA sequence from the Novosphingobium sp. KACC 22771 genome:
GAAGCGGACGATGAACTGTCGACCATTGATAAGGACGAACTGCTGTTCGATCCAAACGCGGTGTAGGTATAGGTGAAATTGTTGGCTTTATGCGAAATCGTATAGCTCGATGCGTAGCACCCGCTGGTATAGCAGTCGTTATAGGAAAAATTGACTTCTGTGGGATCCGGGCTGCCATTCGCGGTGATGGTGGGGCGGGCGCCGGTCGGGGTGAAGTCGACTTTACTTTGCGAGCCCGATGATCCGGTGTAATTCAGCGTGTAGACGTTGGTGGCCGCATTGTAGGAAATAAAATTGTTTGCGTCCGCGGCGGCGATTTGCACCGTGGGGTTGGCGGTGCCGCTGTTGGAGGCGGGGCGATCAACCGTGGCGGCGGCGCGCACGGTAACAAAATTGCCGCTCTGCATCGTGTTCGAGAAGGAAGTACTGGCCGTCAGGCCCGACGGCGTGACCGCCGACGGTGCCGGTGCCGAAGGCGTCGTGGTCCCGCCCGATGTGCTGTTGACGCCTCCGTCCCCACCGCATCCGGCAAGAGTAAAAAGCACGCCAATGCCTATAATACGTCCCAGAACCACGCCAAACGCCATAGCAACCCCGCAAGACAATCAGAATCTGGCAGAAAGACCTATTTCGCCAGCCACGCGACTATACTCGTATATTGCTAAAGTTGAACGATTATTTTCATAACGGATGCGAAAAACCGGCGATACATTGGCGATGTGAATCTGACGTACCGTCATCGAGATCATGGCCCCCGCCATATTATCGACGCGGCGGCGCGAGAAGAGCGCCATCCCTTGATCGGCCTCCAGATGCGAATAGCTCAGATTGGCCAGCAAGGTCATGGGGCCGATTTCGCGGAATATATGCGCCGATCCGCTGGCGCCGGTATAGGCATAGGTGGCCGACTGCGCGGTCTGTCGAAACGCGTTGGCCTGCACGCCAGCGCCCAGGCGCGGGCTGACCGCGCGGTCCAGCCCAAGGCCCAGCGCATAAATCTGTCCGCTTTGCGCACCGTCAAAATGGTTGGTGATATCCCCCATGCTTGCCTCGGTGCGCAATTGTGCGCGACGGCCCAGCGTGTGCGCCCACACGGCATTTGCATTCAGCGTCGAGGAGTAGCGGCGCTGACCATACCAGCGCCATGATGGCCCCAGTTGCAGCGTCACGCGATCCTTATTCAACGACAATTCGGGCCCGAAAGCAGGAGCTAATGCGATGTCATCATAGCCCGCGTTCCGATAGAGAGTTGCCGCAGCCGAAAGTGTGGTCAGCAGACGCAGTGAAGGAGCCAGATCAAGCCGGGCATAGGCTTGCCCGCGCAGATTGGCGCCTATGCCGGAATGGCGCCTTGCCTCTGAAGACAGAGAGAGGTCACCGATCCTCGTGCCGATTATGGAGGCGTTGGTAGCGCGGTTCGCATTGCTATCCGGCATCAGTGTTGCTTCCGCGCTGCCTCCAACATGGCGACGAGCGTCCATTGCCTGCATAAAAAAGCGGACTTCGCGTTCGACGGCAGGTGGCAGGCCGGCGGCATGGGCGGCGCGCAATTGGGCTGACGCGGCCATTGTATGGCCCAGCATTGCCTGAATCCGTGCAAGCTCGACTCGTACACGCGCGCTATTGGGTTTTTCATCCAGAATCTGGCGCAACAATACGGCGGCATCGCGAGGCCGGTGTAAAGGGTCGAGCAAAAGCATGGCAAGGCGAAACCTTGCTTCGGACCGAACCTCTACTTCACGGTTGGCACATAATGCGCGCAAAGCCTTTTCGGCCAAGGCAACATCGCCCTTTTGCACTGCTTGCGCGGCCAGATCGAACAGTTGAACGGGAGTGAGCGCGATTTCGTCGGCCTGGGCCGCGCCAGTCACGGCCACCAGGAAGGGTGCCACCATGGCACTGCGCGCCTTCATGGTTCAGTGGCGCATTTGCAGGCTGTGATGGACTTCGCAGGCCTCGGCAACGGAGTCGTAGAACGTGAGCACCCCGCGATAAAGAACCGCTCCACGCGTACAGTATTGTTCGAGCATATAGGGATCATGTGAAGTCATGATCAGCGTACTATTGTCACGACGCGCCAGTAATTCTTCTTCGCAGCGCTTGCGGAAACGGACATCGCCTGCCGCCGCCACCTCATCGACCAGATAACAGTCAAAATCGATCGCCAGCGATACACCGAAAGCCAAGCGCGAGATCATGCCGGAGGAATAGGTTTTTACAGGTTGATGGAGATAGGCACCAAGACGAGCAAAATCTTCGACATATTCAAGCATTTGTTTTTCATCATGGCGATAGATTCGCGCGATGAATCGGGCATTGTCGGCCCCCGTCATCCCCCCTTGAAAGCAACTCCCGAAACCGATCGGCCATGACACTTTCATACCACGTTCGATCCGCCCGCTGGTTGGGTGTTCAACCCCGCCGATTAGGCGCAGCAGAGTTGATTTTCCCGCCCCATTTGCGCCGCAAATGGCCAGGTTTTCTCCACGTTGAAGCTGAAACGAGAGGCCGGAGAACACGCGCCGAACCATGCCGCGTGCATGATAAGTCTTTGATACATCATGAAATTCAATCATATATCACCCGGCCCACTGCTCCTGCTTTGGCCGGAGCATCGCATTGCTGTGCCAATTGCGCCCTGTAAAAATGCCAAACAGGATCGTTCTGTGGGCAATAGTTGTTTACTTTGCGAATGGCCAGAGGCTATCACGCTCGCCATGCTACGCAAACTTGCCCAAGCGTCCGCATTGCTGGATGTTGCTACCACACCCGCCCCTATGGTGGAAATTCAAACAGTAACGCATTTGAAATGCGAAACGCGGGTTAGAAGCGAAGCGGCCATACGCGCCCTTTGCCACAGTGCGTATATGGGTGAGCATCTTGTGCTGTGCCGTGTTCTTGGCCGCTACAAGATGTATGTCGATGGGCGTGATATCGGCATTGCTCCACATCTGATGCTCGACGGCTATTGGGAAATGTGGGTCACCGAAGTTCTGGTTTCGTTGGTACGTAAGGGTATGGTCGTGGCCGATATTGGCGCGAACCTTGGCTATTTTTCATTGTTGATGGCCGATCTGGTGGGTGCGAGTGGTCAGGTACACGCCTTTGAACCAAATCCGCATATGACCGGGCTTTTGCATCGTAGTCTTTCGGTCAATGGTTTCTCACAGCGCGTACACGTGCATCAGGTGGCGTTGGGTGCTGAAAATGAAGGGCAGGTGGCGCTGCATGTGCCGCATGAGGACCCCAAGAACGCCCATATTCTGCCGATGGGCGATACCCTTCCCGAAGGCGCGGTTGCCGTGCCGCAGGCCCGGTTGGACGGGCGAGTGGATTGGTCGGCCATCGAATTCGCCAAGATCGACGTAGAGGGCGCCGAACAGCTGGTCTGGGCGGGCGCGCAGGGCTTGCTGGATAGTGGCACGCTCAAGACGGTCGTGCTGGAATTTACCTCCGCGCGCTACAGCGATCCGGCCGGATTCCTCAAGACTCTGCTGGCTCCTGGTTTCAGCCTGTCCTATATCCATTACACCAAGGGCATCGTGAGCATTACCCCGGAAGAGGTTTTGGAGCGTGATCCGCATGTCGATATCATGCTGGTGCTGAGGCGCTGATGTCATGCGCGCCGTTAATCCATTTTCCTATTTTGTCGATTATGCCAGCCAGTTGCTCGGGTTTGGCGGTGATCGACCATCGCCTGATCCGCAATATTGTTTTCACACCCGGTATGAGCCGGTGCGGCCCGGCCGCGCCATTTACGGGCTGAAATTGCGCGGAGCACAGGCAACACAGGGCGAATTGACGGTGCGGGTCCATGCCTTCAAGCCCGAATTTGGCGGCGCGCCCAGCCTGGCGGCGGGCAATCGGTTGAGTTTGGAGGCAATCTCGCGGCAGGACCTGACTGTACAGGTTCCATTCCACGCCATTAAGGGCGTGGAATACGCTCTCTATGGCTTTTTCACCGAACCTACCGATCTGTCTGTAATTGAGGTTGAGGTTGAGCTGGATGAGCCGGAGGATGGTGAGGACCTCATCATTGAGGCTCCTCGCTCCATTCTGGCCGAACCAGAGACCGGTCAGGAATCGGGCCCTGCCAGCGGATTAATCCATATTGGCGCGCTCACTCCCGATATGCCGGTTTCGCAGGACTGCACCTGGGCTCAAATGGAGAGCGGTGCGAGTATTGCCTCGCGCATCACGCAATGGCGTGAAAAAGTCTGCCAGACTGCGCTTTCTGTCTATGGTGTCGAGATCGCGGGCCTTGATGGCTGGGTGATTGGCGATGTCAGCTCCGCTATGGAAAGCGCCATGTTGTCCCGGCCTTTCACTCTGGCGTTTCGGCACGGCCTGCCCGAAGAGGGCGGCGGCGAGTTTGCGGATATTCTGCTCTGGCCGATGGGGCCTCAAGGAGATTTTGCGACGCGCGGGGCCGAACTGCAATCCTGGCTGGACCGGTTGAAGATTGGCGGCTTTGCGGTCGTTGGATTGAATTACAGGGTGGATGCTGAAAAAAGCCTTGGTATGGCGCGCAATGATATCAGGCAGTGGGTTTTCCGTTTGATTGGTCTGGGCTATTCGGTTGCGCCGCTTGCCTTTGCATCGGCGCAGGATCTGGCGGTGGATGAAACCGGGCACGCGACGCTATGTTTGATCGTGCGGAGGCAGTAGGCATGGCTCAGAATATGACCACGGTTCGACGCTCCGCGCTGGCGGTGCTGCTCGATGGGCTGAGTGTACAGGCCGCTGTTATCAAGGCGCTGTTGGTTCGTGATTTGCAGGCGCGTTATGGGCGGCACAATATTGGCTACCTATGGGTCATAGGAGAGCCTTTTCTCCTCGCCTCGGTTATCACGCTTTTGCATACATTAGCCACGCATGGCGAAAAGACAGGGGGCATCGCGCCTTTCACTTTCATCCTGACCGGCTATTGTCTGTTCATGATCTTTCGCTCGGCCACCACGCGTGCCGATGGTGTACTACATGCCTCGGAGACATTGTTTTACCATCGGATGATCTCGCCGTTAGACGTGATGATTACGCAGGCGATCATTGATTTTCTGGCGGCTATTTCGGCGCTGGTGGTGCTACAAGGCATAGGAATGGCCTTAGGTTTGTCCTCTTTGCCTGCGCGGCCGATCTATTTGATCGGGGCTGTGTTGCTGTTGGGCTGGTCGACTTTCGCTTTAAGCCTGTTGGTCGCAACCTACTCCTACCGCAGCCCGCTGGTAGAACGGCTGGTGCATCCGGCGACCTATTTCGCCGGTCCGTTGAGCGGTGCGATGTTTTCCATGTCGTTTTTGCCCGCGTCGCTGCGGTCCTATATGGCGTGGAATCCATTGATGAGCATTTTTGAAATGGCGCGCTATGGTCAGTTTCAGGCCGCGTCAGACAAATGGATTTATGGCGAATATGCCATCGCGGTGGCGGTTTCGATGACATTTTGGGGATTGATAGAGATTCGGCGCATACGGCGCGAAATTCACGTCCCTTAATCGGGCGGTTCTGCTTGCCCCCTTTTTTCGATGAAACGGAGTCTTCGTTCGTGCATGGATTAATCCGCCCTAATGTGCCAGCTGGCGAAGAGCGCAAGCAGGACGGTCTGTGGGCGTTGGTACGCGCGGTCGTAAGAGAGAACCGGGCGTTTTGTCTTATCGTCATTCTGCCGACTCTGGTTTCGGCTCTCTATCTGGGGCTGTTTGCAGCCAACCAGTATGAATCGAGCGCCGATTTCATCGTTCGCCGCGCCGACAGTGTCGCCAGCAGCAGCAGCATGGGACAGATGCTGGGTTTTACACTTGGCGGAGGCGGGACAGGGCCTGATGCCGTGATGGTGCAGGAATACCTCCTCTCGCATGATGCCGTTGCCCAATTGAGCCGCAAGGGTGATCTTGTGAATGTGTTTCGCCGCCCTGAGGCAGACCTGCTAAGCGCGCTGTGGCCCGCACACCCGACGCCTGAGCGTCTGCTCGCTTTCTATCGTCGGCATGTCGATGTACAAGGCGATGAAACCAGCGGTATTCTGCATTTGACGGTTCACAGCTTTCGCCCTGAGGATTCCTATCGTATCGCCCATCAGCTGATTGATATGGGTGAACAACAGATCAATGCGATCAATGATCGTACTTATAACGACAATATTGCCTCATCTCAGCGTGAACTGAACCAGGCGCGTCAGCAATTGGCCGACATCCAAAGCAGTTTGACGAGCTATCGTCGGACACATGAAGACGTCGATCCGGAAAGCACGGGGCGGGCGCAATTGACGCTTGTCACCGGGCTGACGACCAACCTCGTTGATGCGCGGGCGCGCTTGCGGGCAATGGAGGGCGTCATCAGTCATGACAGTCCGCAATACCGCGCCATGACGCGCCAGGTTCAGGCCTTGGAAGCGCAAATCGCCGGGCAATCCAGCAAAATTGCCGGCCCGGATCATTCCGTCGCCAACCGTTTGTCGGACTACGAGCAATTGGTGATCCAGCGCGACGAAATCGCCAAAGTCTATGCGGAGGCAGCCGTTCATCTGCAATCCGCACAGGCCGAAGCCAGGCGCAAGCAATTGTACCTGATCCGCGTTATCCAGCCCAATATGCCCGTAAAGTCGGAATTTCCCAAGCGTTGGCAAACCATCGCTTCGATCTTTGCCGGGCTGTTCTTTGCCTATGCTATCGGCTGGCTGCTTTGGACGGGCGTCAAAGAGCACAGTATGTGATAGGAAAAGGCTCGCTTGCGGGACGAGCCTTTTCGTTATCAAACGATTTCGATGCGGATAGCTTCAAGTGGAGCATTTGTGGGTGACTGGCAGAGCGCGCCATTCGCCACCGGCCCAATTTCCTGACCATCTAGAAAGTGACCGTAATAGACGCACTCAGCCGAAGTACTGCTTTCGATAGCAAAACCGGTCAAACGCAAGGCCACTCCGCGCTCGCCAACAAAGCTGCAAGCTTCTGACCATGGGCTTCGCTTGCCAGTCTCATCAACAATCCTGTACCTAAGAGCAACTTGAGGTGGCGCGTCGATCTGGAACCCTTCAAGGGCGCGGCCTGATCCCGGCGCACCTATCCATTCACCGTCAGAAAACGTCACATCGCCCAGATTTGCTAAATGACCAATAGCGGTCAGTTTCAGTTTAGAGAATGTTCGCGCTTCTCTGGCAAAGCATGAAAAATAGGCGTTCAGCAGTTGGCCAGTATATGCGAGTGTGGGTTTCCTGGAGAGGAAGTCGGCATAAAACTTTTGGCCGTGGCGTGCAATATGACGGAACATTCCGGGACGCTGACGCTCCGCATGGATAACATTTAACACATCTTCGTCTTTATAAGCGGGAATATAATGGTACCATGGTCGCAATGCATCGAAGTAATAAAGTTGATGAGGAGAAAGATATTTAATTGGTACGGAATTGCTTTTTAGACCGATTACCACCCGTGAACAGGTTGCGCCGTTACCATCCATAGTCAGCAGGAATTTATGCTCAAACTGTTCGGCCCAGTCGCCCGGGCCAACGCCAAATCCAAGCGCTTCAATTGCCTGATGTGCCTCGGGCGTCAGGCATTGGCAAATCATGGGGAGACGGAATTCTACCTCTGGTTTGTCGCGGAAAAACACCCCGGAACGAAGGCGCTGACTAACCAACGCTGCGACCGATTCCTCAGAATGTGCCATTCCGGTCGTGGCGCCGATGAAAATACCCGACGACGATTTATCATCGTATTGCCGCGTATCATCTTGCGCATCTTCATAGAAATTAAACTGAAGTGTATCGATATCTGGTAAAAGTATCAAATTTGAACCGAATTTCTTTTGAAAAGAAAAAATTGGAAAATCTTTGCTTTCTTCGGCAAGATCTTCGAGGGACATGGCTAATGTGCCCTCAAATAGAAAATTGCCCTCAGCCAGAACCATACGAAATAAATGCAAGTACCATGGTGCTCTTACGTGCATGCCAAGTGGTTGATCCCAATCGACTCCCGGCTTAGGTAAAAGTTCGACGCCGCCATCAAAAAATTTATAGACAAAGATGTCTTTTCTTGTCTCGTTCAATTGCAGAAAAATTTGTTCAGAATATGCGTATCCGGGGTTCCGGGCAATCCAATAGGAAATCTGCGCCGTGACGAAGCTCGAAATAATTTCTACAGTGCTATCATTTGCAAAGTTCATGGCGCAAATAAATCCGATTATTATAAATTTTATATAATATCATTTATTTATTTCGGAGATTCTTTTCTTAATATCAACGAAAGGCTGGTAATTGTAAGCCGCCGATTGAAGGTGGACTTCCTTAAATTCGAAGGCTGCCACAGTCGCAACATCTGCAGGCTGCTGAGTCAATGCGCGCGTTGCACGCCATAGGACCGTTTGTCCGTGGTTTTCTTGAACTGTAGCATAGCTAAACGATGCCAGATAATCACGGATGAAGAATACCAACCGATAGACATCTCCCATCCATGCGGGATAGTCGTCTCCGAGTCCTGCGCGAACGAGAAAGAATTCGTCCATACTTGGCAATGAGGCGTGATAAGAAGATGGGCGCACATCGTCGACGATGATGGCACCGCCCGGCTTGAGGCGCGCGATGGCATTGAGCAAGTCACGCAAGGTTTGGTCGAACGTGTGAAGGCCGTCGACGAAAATGACGTCAAACATATCATTGGCTCCGGCCTGCGATGCAAAATAATCGTCGCTGGGAACCTGATGATAGGCTGCGTTCGCATTGGCAGGATCGGCTTGCGCCTCTTCAAGATTAAAACGGAATGCAGGATCGACCGCAACTTTGCGAGCTGCGTTAAGACTATGAAAGGTAAATCCTTCACAAACGCCAATTTCAAGATAACTGGGTTCACTGTACATATCAAGTAAGCCCTGAATGACCTCATTGCGCTCCATTTTTATAATCCTCTTAACGTCCAGAAGCCGAGAAAATTATTTGCTTCATGGTTATGCTTTCTTCCAAACTATTGTTGGTTCGGCAATAGGTGAGAGCACTCCATCCAATATATTGTTGGCGGTCACCATTAGAAAATTTTCCGCGTGCGAGAAGCTTCAGGCGTATTTCGCCCCCGGTTCTGACGGTTGTGGTCAACCGATAAAACGTCGGATGCTGGCTCAGGCTGATCGTGACCGTGTCGGCGCCATCGTCGATCAGGGCGATGGGATTGCAGTCGCCGCTTGGCGGACGGTGTAGCCTCAGAAAAACGTCAGCCTTTTCGCCTTCTGCCAGATGGGTGCGAAAGGCGATCTCGCTGCGTCGATCCGAACTCCAGGTCCCCCAGTCGTCGCACGCATGCCAATTATGGGCGCGTGCGGCGCGGAAAGTGATGATGGGGCGTTTTTCCGCTGCGGCTACCAAGACGTCGTAGTTACCGCCAATCAACAACTCGCAGGCGGGCAGCAGCGGCAGTGAGGCTACGGGGTCAACCGGCCTTGCCTCGGCGCAAGCAATCGTGGCGCTGTAGAATTCAGAACAGAAATCGCTCCACCGCTTCGGTTTGAAATCGTTGGTGATCCGCTCCTGCCATTGGCGCAGATCGTTGCGGTCTATGATTGGTTGGCGGATGACAGGCAGAGCGGTTTCCCAATCGAACGGATCGAAATAGCGCACGAAGTCGCGGCCCACTTCCGGCATGGCGGTCGTCGCGGACGCGATGCATGGTTTGCCATAGGCAAGGCTTTCGCCGATCGGCAGGCCAAA
Encoded proteins:
- a CDS encoding transferrin-binding protein-like solute binding protein, which translates into the protein MLFTLAGCGGDGGVNSTSGGTTTPSAPAPSAVTPSGLTASTSFSNTMQSGNFVTVRAAATVDRPASNSGTANPTVQIAAADANNFISYNAATNVYTLNYTGSSGSQSKVDFTPTGARPTITANGSPDPTEVNFSYNDCYTSGCYASSYTISHKANNFTYTYTAFGSNSSSSLSMVDSSSSASTSFFVFGFPTPTAAVPRSGSATYTLDLVGTYPGTGTGSVNFGAGTYSFSGNIAQSTAYTQTTGTFQSSGTLATTNGFSGTINLTVNQTIINPSLTANTVNNYTFKGSIGGLFFGPSAQELGGTFVAPNTSTQSNVASTPAAAPAYGAILGHR
- a CDS encoding surface lipoprotein assembly modifier — translated: MKARSAMVAPFLVAVTGAAQADEIALTPVQLFDLAAQAVQKGDVALAEKALRALCANREVEVRSEARFRLAMLLLDPLHRPRDAAVLLRQILDEKPNSARVRVELARIQAMLGHTMAASAQLRAAHAAGLPPAVEREVRFFMQAMDARRHVGGSAEATLMPDSNANRATNASIIGTRIGDLSLSSEARRHSGIGANLRGQAYARLDLAPSLRLLTTLSAAATLYRNAGYDDIALAPAFGPELSLNKDRVTLQLGPSWRWYGQRRYSSTLNANAVWAHTLGRRAQLRTEASMGDITNHFDGAQSGQIYALGLGLDRAVSPRLGAGVQANAFRQTAQSATYAYTGASGSAHIFREIGPMTLLANLSYSHLEADQGMALFSRRRVDNMAGAMISMTVRQIHIANVSPVFRIRYENNRSTLAIYEYSRVAGEIGLSARF
- a CDS encoding ABC transporter ATP-binding protein codes for the protein MIEFHDVSKTYHARGMVRRVFSGLSFQLQRGENLAICGANGAGKSTLLRLIGGVEHPTSGRIERGMKVSWPIGFGSCFQGGMTGADNARFIARIYRHDEKQMLEYVEDFARLGAYLHQPVKTYSSGMISRLAFGVSLAIDFDCYLVDEVAAAGDVRFRKRCEEELLARRDNSTLIMTSHDPYMLEQYCTRGAVLYRGVLTFYDSVAEACEVHHSLQMRH
- a CDS encoding FkbM family methyltransferase — translated: MKFNHISPGPLLLLWPEHRIAVPIAPCKNAKQDRSVGNSCLLCEWPEAITLAMLRKLAQASALLDVATTPAPMVEIQTVTHLKCETRVRSEAAIRALCHSAYMGEHLVLCRVLGRYKMYVDGRDIGIAPHLMLDGYWEMWVTEVLVSLVRKGMVVADIGANLGYFSLLMADLVGASGQVHAFEPNPHMTGLLHRSLSVNGFSQRVHVHQVALGAENEGQVALHVPHEDPKNAHILPMGDTLPEGAVAVPQARLDGRVDWSAIEFAKIDVEGAEQLVWAGAQGLLDSGTLKTVVLEFTSARYSDPAGFLKTLLAPGFSLSYIHYTKGIVSITPEEVLERDPHVDIMLVLRR
- a CDS encoding ABC transporter permease, whose translation is MAQNMTTVRRSALAVLLDGLSVQAAVIKALLVRDLQARYGRHNIGYLWVIGEPFLLASVITLLHTLATHGEKTGGIAPFTFILTGYCLFMIFRSATTRADGVLHASETLFYHRMISPLDVMITQAIIDFLAAISALVVLQGIGMALGLSSLPARPIYLIGAVLLLGWSTFALSLLVATYSYRSPLVERLVHPATYFAGPLSGAMFSMSFLPASLRSYMAWNPLMSIFEMARYGQFQAASDKWIYGEYAIAVAVSMTFWGLIEIRRIRREIHVP
- a CDS encoding lipopolysaccharide biosynthesis protein; translated protein: MPPFFDETESSFVHGLIRPNVPAGEERKQDGLWALVRAVVRENRAFCLIVILPTLVSALYLGLFAANQYESSADFIVRRADSVASSSSMGQMLGFTLGGGGTGPDAVMVQEYLLSHDAVAQLSRKGDLVNVFRRPEADLLSALWPAHPTPERLLAFYRRHVDVQGDETSGILHLTVHSFRPEDSYRIAHQLIDMGEQQINAINDRTYNDNIASSQRELNQARQQLADIQSSLTSYRRTHEDVDPESTGRAQLTLVTGLTTNLVDARARLRAMEGVISHDSPQYRAMTRQVQALEAQIAGQSSKIAGPDHSVANRLSDYEQLVIQRDEIAKVYAEAAVHLQSAQAEARRKQLYLIRVIQPNMPVKSEFPKRWQTIASIFAGLFFAYAIGWLLWTGVKEHSM
- a CDS encoding glycosyl transferase family 90, yielding MNFANDSTVEIISSFVTAQISYWIARNPGYAYSEQIFLQLNETRKDIFVYKFFDGGVELLPKPGVDWDQPLGMHVRAPWYLHLFRMVLAEGNFLFEGTLAMSLEDLAEESKDFPIFSFQKKFGSNLILLPDIDTLQFNFYEDAQDDTRQYDDKSSSGIFIGATTGMAHSEESVAALVSQRLRSGVFFRDKPEVEFRLPMICQCLTPEAHQAIEALGFGVGPGDWAEQFEHKFLLTMDGNGATCSRVVIGLKSNSVPIKYLSPHQLYYFDALRPWYHYIPAYKDEDVLNVIHAERQRPGMFRHIARHGQKFYADFLSRKPTLAYTGQLLNAYFSCFAREARTFSKLKLTAIGHLANLGDVTFSDGEWIGAPGSGRALEGFQIDAPPQVALRYRIVDETGKRSPWSEACSFVGERGVALRLTGFAIESSTSAECVYYGHFLDGQEIGPVANGALCQSPTNAPLEAIRIEIV
- a CDS encoding class I SAM-dependent methyltransferase, giving the protein MERNEVIQGLLDMYSEPSYLEIGVCEGFTFHSLNAARKVAVDPAFRFNLEEAQADPANANAAYHQVPSDDYFASQAGANDMFDVIFVDGLHTFDQTLRDLLNAIARLKPGGAIIVDDVRPSSYHASLPSMDEFFLVRAGLGDDYPAWMGDVYRLVFFIRDYLASFSYATVQENHGQTVLWRATRALTQQPADVATVAAFEFKEVHLQSAAYNYQPFVDIKKRISEINK